One Etheostoma spectabile isolate EspeVRDwgs_2016 chromosome 12, UIUC_Espe_1.0, whole genome shotgun sequence genomic window carries:
- the sgip1b gene encoding SH3-containing GRB2-like protein 3-interacting protein 1 isoform X1, which produces MMQGLKKRTRKALGLRKRDKDADATSSPDKEGSGSRKKGNKKANGAPNGFYGEIDWDRYASPDVDEEGFSLRPGDEGDAASKAKQFFSSSDSEDDEDSKKKFKIRIKPLVPDSAKCVPPSMDELKASVGGLALSPSLKRSPRRSPGQIKRNLSCEEIARPRRSTPTPSPAPEMPSERLSQNVPAFFGLPSETKYARYDVVPTEVWGESRPCSESQLSRSFPTGAPPPLPPKNIPSRSHYGYSSDSAADLPNGRAARRSAPIYLNVLSPASYRGSPAPDLDDVFGPTDSTHTSEETMSPRWVIFTSDRPPPPDEPAPPPPPDSPPPDTPSSTPSTPCLSPGPPPNEPPPSPPLLSPGSPPPFTPPESPSSIMLGPPPPDEPAPPLPPDFSPSSSPPICFDHEAIDEEVLQFAEYSLSPVPISPVPPLPAERRSPRPGVTSPLVLGGMGGKRTPEGAYLRDDIPDFVGSPRELTPSFRGTPPPLPPTTYRSIMSSPGPSSGSSPSSPARPTTPQSRGSPVPPPPPPRPSSRPKLPPGKPITDLTRPFSPPVSGSPPPFAPLARAESSSSISSIILQSASSTPTLGRDLNMSATEASQPLVWFDHGRFYLAFEGCSRGPSPLTMGPQDTLPVAAAFTETINAYFKGADPSKCVVKITGEMVLSFPAGITRHFASHPIQPILTFSISNYSRLEQVLPNPQLLCCDSTTDSVDTKEFWVNMPNLMSHLKKVAEQKPQATYYNVDMIKYQVSAEGIQSTPLNLAVSWRGDSTNTDLRIDYKYNTEAMAAPVPLHNIQFLVPVDGGMAKLQAMIPPATWNPEQQTIQWKIPSLSHRSENGGVGALLGRFQMTEGPCKPSQLAVQFSSEGCTLSGCDIQLVGTGYRLSLIKKRFAAGKYLADN; this is translated from the exons ATGATGCAAG GACTGAAAAAACGAACCAGGAAAGCCCTTGGCTTACGAAAGAGAGACAAGGATGCAGATGCAAC GAGTTCACCTGACAAAGAAGGATCTGGAAgcagaaagaaaggaaat AAAAAGGCCAATGGAGCCCCAAATGGTTTCTATGGGGAGATTGACTGGGACAGATAT GCCTCTCCTGACGTGGACGAGGAGGGCTTCAGCCTCCGGCCCGGTGACGAGGGTGATG CAGCTTCCAAAGCAAAACAGTTTTTCTCCTCCAGCGACTCCGAGGATGACGAGGACAGCAAGAAGAAGTTCAAAATTAGGATCAAGCCGCTGGTGCCGGACAGTGCCAAGTGTGTCCCTCCATCTATGGATGAGCTAAAAGCCTCCGTGGGAGGCCTGgcactctctccatctctg AAGAGAAGTCCG AGACGCAGCCCG GGACAGATAAAAAGGAATTTGTCCT GTGAGGAGATTGCCAGACCCAGACGCTCCACCCCCACACCAAGTCCTGCACCTGAGATGCCAAG TGAGAGGCTGTCGCAGAACGTTCCTGCCTTTTTTGGGCTGCCTTCAGAGACAAAATATGCCAGATATGATG TGGTCCCTACTGAAGTATGGGGAGAATCAAGACCATGCTCAGAGTCACAGCTGAGCAGAAGTTTCCCGACAGGAG CCCCTCCTCCGCTTCCTCCAAAAAACATTCCATCAAGAAGTCATTATGGCTATTCTTCGGACTCTGCTG CTGATCTACCCAATGGAAGGGCAGCTCGGAGGTCTGCCCCCATCTACCTGAACGTCCTGTCCCCCGCCTCTTACCGAGGCTCCCCGGCCCCTGACCTAGACGACGTGTTTGGCCCCACGGACAGCACCCACACCAGTGAGGAAACGATGTCTCCCAGATGGGTTATTTTCACCAGCGACAGACCCCCACCGCCCGATGAGCCCgcaccccctcccccacccgACTCTCCTCCTCCAGACACGCCCTCGtccaccccctccaccccctgtctctctccaggTCCGCCGCCAAATGAGCCCCCGCCTTCGCCTCCTTTGCTTTCTCCCGGGTCTCCTCCTCCATTCACGCCACCAGAATCACCCTCCTCCATCATGCTCGGACCTCCTCCTCCGGATGAACCAGCCCCTCCCCTGCCTCCCGACTTCTCCCCCTCTAGCTCGCCTCCAATATGCTTCGACCACGAGGCGATCGATGAGGAGGTGCTGCAGTTTGCAGAGTACTCTTTGTCCCCTGTCCCCATCAGCCCTGTGCCCCCTCTGCCAGCAGAGCGGAGGTCTCCTCGGCCAGGAGTCACATCTCCCCTGGTCCTGGGAGGCATGGGGGGAAAGAGGACTCCAGAGGGAGCATACCTGAGAGATGATATCCCAGACTTTGTGGGTTCACCCAGAGAGCTGACGCCGAGCTTCAGGGGCACgccacctcctcttcctccaaccACCTACAGGTCTATTATGTCTTCCCCAGGGCCCTCCTCCGGCAGCA GCCCCTCGTCCCCAGCCCGTCCCACCACGCCTCAGTCTCGAGGCAGTCCAGTCcccccgcctcctcctcctcgacCGTCCTCGCGACCAAAGCTGCCCCCAGGGAAACCAATCACAGACCTG ACTCGGCCCTTCAGTCCTCCAGTTTCAGGCAGCCCCCCACCTTTCGCCCCCCTGGCCCGGGCAGAGAGctcttcctccatctcctccattATCTTACAGAGTGCATCGTCTACTCCAACCTTAGGAAGGGACCTTAACATGTCCGCCACAG AGGCCTCACAGCCTCTGGTATGGTTTGACCACGGCaggttttatttagcttttgaAG GATGCTCCAGAGGACCCAGTCCGCTCACCATGGGACCCCAGGACACTCTGCCAGTGGCAGCTGCCTTCACAGAAACCATCAATGCCTACTTCAAAGGCGCAGACCCCAGCAA ATGTGTTGTGAAGATCACAGGGGAGATGGTGCTGTCCTTCCCTGCCGGCATAACCAGGCATTTTGCCAGCCACCCAATTCAACCCATCCTCACCTTTAGCATCAGCAATTACAGCCGACTGGAGCAGGTCCTCCCCAATCCACAGCTGTTGTGCTG TGATTCAACAACAGACAGTGTAGACACAAAGGAGTTCTGGGTGAATATGCCAAACTTGATGAGTCATCTGAAAAAAGTGGCTGAACAGAAGCCTCAGGCAACATACTACAACGTGGACATGATCAAATATCAG GTGTCAGCAGAGGGGATCCAGTCCACTCCTCTGAACCTGGCGGTGAGCTGGCGAGGCGACAGCACCAACACAGACCTTAGAATAGACTACAAATACAACACAGAGGCCATGGCTGCCCCCGTGCCACTACACAACATCCAGTTCCTGGTTCCTGTGGATGGAGGCATGGCCAAACTCCAGGCCATGATCCCCCCCGCCACCTG GAATCCAGAGCAGCAGACAATACAGTGGAAAATCCCCAGTCTCTCTCATAGATCTGAAAATGGAG GAGTAGGGGCTCTTCTGGGCCGGTTCCAGATGACAGAAGGTCCCTGTAAACCCTCACAGCTGGCAGTCCAGTTCAGCAGTGAGGGATGCACTCTGTCGGGGTGCGACATCCAGCTGGTTGGGACTGGCTACCGGTTATCGCTGATCAAGAAGAGATTTGCTGCAG GGAAATATTTGGCGGATAATTAG
- the dynlt5 gene encoding dynein light chain Tctex-type 5 isoform X1 — protein MSDLLKDKSQRREKRTGKLPSEGSHGVRGKETTGKTKDSISTVSYMDELAHNDDNPRMTITMENTYQMGPYKRIPIPAVTDILKDVLTSYLQEEKYEGEWSQKMTKTISEVIRARVKDLMIPRYKIVVLVHIGQLTGQSMQISSRCLWDATNDTFASYSFKNSSLFGVATVYAVYFE, from the exons ATGTCTGACCTGCTTAAAGACAAATCccaaagaagagagaagaggacaGGCAAGTTGCCCTCAGAGGGAAGCCATGGAGTCAGAGGCAAAGAAACAACTGGCAAGACTAAGGA CTCTATAAGTACTGTGTCGTACATGGATGAACTAGCACACAATGATGACAACCCCCGGATGACCATAACAATGGAGAACACCTACCAGATGG GACCTTACAAACGCATCCCTATTCCTGCTGTCACAGACATACTGAAGGATGTACTTACCAGTTACCTCCAGGAGGAGAAATATGAAGGAGAGTGGtctcaaaaaatgacaaaaacaatatctgag GTGATAAGAGCCCGTGTGAAGGATCTCATGATTCCCCGATATAAGATTGTCGTCCTGGTCCACATCGGCCAGCTCACCGGGCAGAGCATGCAAATCAGCAGCCGCTGTCTGTGGGATGCAACTAACGACACCTTTGCCTCCTACTCCTTCAAGAACAGCTCTCTCTTTGGGGTGGCAACTGTCTACG
- the sgip1b gene encoding SH3-containing GRB2-like protein 3-interacting protein 1 isoform X2 — protein MMQGLKKRTRKALGLRKRDKDADATSSPDKEGSGSRKKGNKKANGAPNGFYGEIDWDRYASPDVDEEGFSLRPGDEGDAASKAKQFFSSSDSEDDEDSKKKFKIRIKPLVPDSAKCVPPSMDELKASVGGLALSPSLKRSPRRSPGQIKRNLSCEEIARPRRSTPTPSPAPEMPSERLSQNVPAFFGLPSETKYARYDVVPTEVWGESRPCSESQLSRSFPTGAPPPLPPKNIPSRSHYGYSSDSAADLPNGRAARRSAPIYLNVLSPASYRGSPAPDLDDVFGPTDSTHTSEETMSPRWVIFTSDRPPPPDEPAPPPPPDSPPPDTPSSTPSTPCLSPGPPPNEPPPSPPLLSPGSPPPFTPPESPSSIMLGPPPPDEPAPPLPPDFSPSSSPPICFDHEAIDEEVLQFAEYSLSPVPISPVPPLPAERRSPRPGVTSPLVLGGMGGKRTPEGAYLRDDIPDFVGSPRELTPSFRGTPPPLPPTTYRSIMSSPGPSSGSSPSSPARPTTPQSRGSPVPPPPPPRPSSRPKLPPGKPITDLTRPFSPPVSGSPPPFAPLARAESSSSISSIILQSASSTPTLGRDLNMSATGCSRGPSPLTMGPQDTLPVAAAFTETINAYFKGADPSKCVVKITGEMVLSFPAGITRHFASHPIQPILTFSISNYSRLEQVLPNPQLLCCDSTTDSVDTKEFWVNMPNLMSHLKKVAEQKPQATYYNVDMIKYQVSAEGIQSTPLNLAVSWRGDSTNTDLRIDYKYNTEAMAAPVPLHNIQFLVPVDGGMAKLQAMIPPATWNPEQQTIQWKIPSLSHRSENGGVGALLGRFQMTEGPCKPSQLAVQFSSEGCTLSGCDIQLVGTGYRLSLIKKRFAAGKYLADN, from the exons ATGATGCAAG GACTGAAAAAACGAACCAGGAAAGCCCTTGGCTTACGAAAGAGAGACAAGGATGCAGATGCAAC GAGTTCACCTGACAAAGAAGGATCTGGAAgcagaaagaaaggaaat AAAAAGGCCAATGGAGCCCCAAATGGTTTCTATGGGGAGATTGACTGGGACAGATAT GCCTCTCCTGACGTGGACGAGGAGGGCTTCAGCCTCCGGCCCGGTGACGAGGGTGATG CAGCTTCCAAAGCAAAACAGTTTTTCTCCTCCAGCGACTCCGAGGATGACGAGGACAGCAAGAAGAAGTTCAAAATTAGGATCAAGCCGCTGGTGCCGGACAGTGCCAAGTGTGTCCCTCCATCTATGGATGAGCTAAAAGCCTCCGTGGGAGGCCTGgcactctctccatctctg AAGAGAAGTCCG AGACGCAGCCCG GGACAGATAAAAAGGAATTTGTCCT GTGAGGAGATTGCCAGACCCAGACGCTCCACCCCCACACCAAGTCCTGCACCTGAGATGCCAAG TGAGAGGCTGTCGCAGAACGTTCCTGCCTTTTTTGGGCTGCCTTCAGAGACAAAATATGCCAGATATGATG TGGTCCCTACTGAAGTATGGGGAGAATCAAGACCATGCTCAGAGTCACAGCTGAGCAGAAGTTTCCCGACAGGAG CCCCTCCTCCGCTTCCTCCAAAAAACATTCCATCAAGAAGTCATTATGGCTATTCTTCGGACTCTGCTG CTGATCTACCCAATGGAAGGGCAGCTCGGAGGTCTGCCCCCATCTACCTGAACGTCCTGTCCCCCGCCTCTTACCGAGGCTCCCCGGCCCCTGACCTAGACGACGTGTTTGGCCCCACGGACAGCACCCACACCAGTGAGGAAACGATGTCTCCCAGATGGGTTATTTTCACCAGCGACAGACCCCCACCGCCCGATGAGCCCgcaccccctcccccacccgACTCTCCTCCTCCAGACACGCCCTCGtccaccccctccaccccctgtctctctccaggTCCGCCGCCAAATGAGCCCCCGCCTTCGCCTCCTTTGCTTTCTCCCGGGTCTCCTCCTCCATTCACGCCACCAGAATCACCCTCCTCCATCATGCTCGGACCTCCTCCTCCGGATGAACCAGCCCCTCCCCTGCCTCCCGACTTCTCCCCCTCTAGCTCGCCTCCAATATGCTTCGACCACGAGGCGATCGATGAGGAGGTGCTGCAGTTTGCAGAGTACTCTTTGTCCCCTGTCCCCATCAGCCCTGTGCCCCCTCTGCCAGCAGAGCGGAGGTCTCCTCGGCCAGGAGTCACATCTCCCCTGGTCCTGGGAGGCATGGGGGGAAAGAGGACTCCAGAGGGAGCATACCTGAGAGATGATATCCCAGACTTTGTGGGTTCACCCAGAGAGCTGACGCCGAGCTTCAGGGGCACgccacctcctcttcctccaaccACCTACAGGTCTATTATGTCTTCCCCAGGGCCCTCCTCCGGCAGCA GCCCCTCGTCCCCAGCCCGTCCCACCACGCCTCAGTCTCGAGGCAGTCCAGTCcccccgcctcctcctcctcgacCGTCCTCGCGACCAAAGCTGCCCCCAGGGAAACCAATCACAGACCTG ACTCGGCCCTTCAGTCCTCCAGTTTCAGGCAGCCCCCCACCTTTCGCCCCCCTGGCCCGGGCAGAGAGctcttcctccatctcctccattATCTTACAGAGTGCATCGTCTACTCCAACCTTAGGAAGGGACCTTAACATGTCCGCCACAG GATGCTCCAGAGGACCCAGTCCGCTCACCATGGGACCCCAGGACACTCTGCCAGTGGCAGCTGCCTTCACAGAAACCATCAATGCCTACTTCAAAGGCGCAGACCCCAGCAA ATGTGTTGTGAAGATCACAGGGGAGATGGTGCTGTCCTTCCCTGCCGGCATAACCAGGCATTTTGCCAGCCACCCAATTCAACCCATCCTCACCTTTAGCATCAGCAATTACAGCCGACTGGAGCAGGTCCTCCCCAATCCACAGCTGTTGTGCTG TGATTCAACAACAGACAGTGTAGACACAAAGGAGTTCTGGGTGAATATGCCAAACTTGATGAGTCATCTGAAAAAAGTGGCTGAACAGAAGCCTCAGGCAACATACTACAACGTGGACATGATCAAATATCAG GTGTCAGCAGAGGGGATCCAGTCCACTCCTCTGAACCTGGCGGTGAGCTGGCGAGGCGACAGCACCAACACAGACCTTAGAATAGACTACAAATACAACACAGAGGCCATGGCTGCCCCCGTGCCACTACACAACATCCAGTTCCTGGTTCCTGTGGATGGAGGCATGGCCAAACTCCAGGCCATGATCCCCCCCGCCACCTG GAATCCAGAGCAGCAGACAATACAGTGGAAAATCCCCAGTCTCTCTCATAGATCTGAAAATGGAG GAGTAGGGGCTCTTCTGGGCCGGTTCCAGATGACAGAAGGTCCCTGTAAACCCTCACAGCTGGCAGTCCAGTTCAGCAGTGAGGGATGCACTCTGTCGGGGTGCGACATCCAGCTGGTTGGGACTGGCTACCGGTTATCGCTGATCAAGAAGAGATTTGCTGCAG GGAAATATTTGGCGGATAATTAG
- the dynlt5 gene encoding dynein light chain Tctex-type 5 isoform X2, translated as MSDLLKDKSQRREKRTGKLPSEGSHGVRGKETTGKTKDSISTVSYMDELAHNDDNPRMTITMENTYQMDILKDVLTSYLQEEKYEGEWSQKMTKTISEVIRARVKDLMIPRYKIVVLVHIGQLTGQSMQISSRCLWDATNDTFASYSFKNSSLFGVATVYAVYFE; from the exons ATGTCTGACCTGCTTAAAGACAAATCccaaagaagagagaagaggacaGGCAAGTTGCCCTCAGAGGGAAGCCATGGAGTCAGAGGCAAAGAAACAACTGGCAAGACTAAGGA CTCTATAAGTACTGTGTCGTACATGGATGAACTAGCACACAATGATGACAACCCCCGGATGACCATAACAATGGAGAACACCTACCAGATGG ACATACTGAAGGATGTACTTACCAGTTACCTCCAGGAGGAGAAATATGAAGGAGAGTGGtctcaaaaaatgacaaaaacaatatctgag GTGATAAGAGCCCGTGTGAAGGATCTCATGATTCCCCGATATAAGATTGTCGTCCTGGTCCACATCGGCCAGCTCACCGGGCAGAGCATGCAAATCAGCAGCCGCTGTCTGTGGGATGCAACTAACGACACCTTTGCCTCCTACTCCTTCAAGAACAGCTCTCTCTTTGGGGTGGCAACTGTCTACG